Proteins from a genomic interval of Hornefia porci:
- a CDS encoding Gx transporter family protein: protein MQSRTERTRRLTLSAMFATLALIFTYVEVLIPYNLGIPGVKLGLANLVILIALYRMDVRYALMIDLIRILLAGLMFSGLFAMLYSLAGGMISLLVMALLQRTGKFSMIGVSMAGGVSHNFGQLLVAALVVTNARMFVYFPVLVFSGIAAGIGIGVIAYIINRKLPSQMFKGGIS from the coding sequence ATGCAGTCTCGAACTGAGCGGACCCGCCGCCTGACGCTCAGCGCCATGTTCGCCACTCTGGCGCTGATCTTCACCTATGTGGAGGTTCTGATTCCCTACAATCTGGGGATTCCCGGCGTCAAACTGGGACTTGCCAATCTGGTGATTCTCATCGCCCTGTACCGTATGGACGTCCGCTATGCGCTGATGATCGATCTGATCCGCATCCTGCTGGCCGGACTGATGTTCTCCGGTCTTTTCGCCATGCTTTATTCGCTGGCGGGAGGAATGATCAGTCTATTGGTCATGGCGCTCCTCCAGCGCACCGGAAAGTTCTCCATGATCGGCGTCAGCATGGCCGGCGGCGTTTCTCACAATTTCGGACAACTGCTGGTGGCCGCCCTGGTTGTCACCAACGCCAGAATGTTCGTCTACTTCCCGGTTCTTGTGTTCTCCGGCATCGCCGCAGGCATCGGCATCGGCGTCATCGCATATATCATCAACCGCAAGCTCCCCTCACAGATGTTCAAAGGAGGCATTTCATGA
- a CDS encoding DUF308 domain-containing protein yields MYNKSSYIVSAIYILLGLTLIVKPDIVGNTLCYLLALAVGAMGIIYILSYMMTTVESRVVENTNGLAGGIVMIILAIFIIAKKELVISLVPFLFGLLITVKGVLGIQHAINMKRFNVRNFKGSLFGAIAIMLFGLILMMFPFHTVKLFFVIIGAGLLVSGVLDILANMTISHQLNKARNEQ; encoded by the coding sequence ATGTATAATAAATCAAGTTATATTGTATCTGCGATCTACATTCTGCTGGGCCTGACCCTGATTGTCAAACCGGACATCGTCGGCAATACTCTGTGCTATCTGCTGGCGCTGGCGGTCGGCGCCATGGGGATCATCTATATCCTCAGCTATATGATGACAACCGTGGAAAGCCGGGTCGTCGAAAACACGAACGGACTGGCCGGCGGAATCGTCATGATCATTCTGGCAATCTTCATCATAGCGAAAAAAGAGCTCGTCATCTCGCTGGTGCCGTTTCTGTTCGGACTGCTGATTACCGTCAAAGGGGTTCTCGGAATTCAGCACGCCATCAATATGAAACGCTTCAATGTAAGGAATTTCAAGGGAAGTCTGTTCGGCGCCATCGCAATTATGCTGTTCGGCCTGATTCTGATGATGTTCCCCTTCCATACCGTGAAGCTGTTTTTCGTCATAATCGGCGCAGGCCTTCTGGTCAGCGGCGTTCTGGATATTCTTGCGAACATGACGATCTCTCATCAGCTGAATAAAGCGCGTAACGAACAGTAG
- a CDS encoding ABC transporter ATP-binding protein/permease yields MIRLEKVNKYFNRHKANQIHVIDNTSLELPESGIVTLLGASGSGKTTLLNAIGGLDRVNSGSIFVDGQRITRRRSGKIDTIRNANIGYIFQTFNLMDDQTVFDNVAVALRMVGIRNREVIRKRVHYCLEAVGIYAQRNKNAGALSGGQRQRVAIARAIVKNPKIIIADEPTGNLDSSNTLDIMNLIKKLSGDRLVLLVTHEENIAEFYSDRIIRIRDGRVISDEKNERKSTLDYQLENRIYLKDMPVQDHLNSRGLSVDVYADRPVQSAIKLAVRGGNLFIDTGGQFSVIDETSDMELIDDHYSAIDQSVFESSAFDYSACLPENFRARYRSVYTPLNCIGKGFASIRKFRTLKKLLLIGFVIAAIFAFYAVSHIVGILDVQRGDFMKTDEHYVTVANPGKSAALAKKAAATKGAAYVIPGASTVTFTVPMDDYYQTASLNGQLQGSMVSQEFLDKDRLYAGEMPEKSHQIVVDKMVLKSFFAQKTGSAIGLTKYRQFLGRRVTLPGLKAYTVVGISDCGSPSIFVRKSQFTDILAAASSEAAQENYDGDLRSGGDLSETGTDESGTQVRNYDLAKGSLKIKSGHKPEKNYEVIVNSSHSEEDKMKIGKTITPKMNGRKLTVVGYYTSAKEGEDAYYVTKNTVALDNIHRQKKLSVYSEDPETLVENLAAKGLTGTVNFNREREAYVKSVHDALKTSLIMSGVILLISLIEIYLMLRSSFLSRIREVGTLRAIGLKKRDIYRKFAGEIIAITVITATAGIGVMYYMMYHLVSFSAYYKSLYTVSPVTAGITFLLILVFNLLAGLLPVAMVMRKTPAQILARSDI; encoded by the coding sequence ATGATCCGGTTAGAGAAGGTAAACAAATATTTCAACCGCCACAAGGCGAATCAGATCCATGTGATCGACAACACCAGTCTGGAGCTGCCGGAGAGCGGCATCGTCACCCTTCTGGGGGCTTCGGGAAGCGGCAAGACCACGCTGCTCAACGCCATCGGCGGGCTGGACCGGGTAAACAGCGGGAGCATCTTTGTTGACGGACAAAGGATTACCCGCCGCCGTTCCGGCAAGATCGATACAATCCGCAACGCGAACATCGGATATATCTTTCAGACTTTCAATCTGATGGATGACCAGACGGTTTTCGACAACGTTGCCGTGGCTCTGCGGATGGTGGGGATCCGGAACAGAGAGGTCATCCGGAAGAGGGTGCATTACTGCCTGGAGGCCGTAGGGATCTATGCGCAGAGGAACAAAAACGCGGGCGCGCTGTCCGGCGGCCAGCGCCAGAGAGTAGCCATCGCCCGTGCCATCGTCAAGAACCCGAAGATTATCATCGCCGACGAGCCCACCGGGAATCTGGACAGCAGCAATACTCTTGACATCATGAATCTCATCAAGAAACTGTCCGGGGATCGCCTGGTGCTGCTGGTCACTCACGAAGAGAATATCGCAGAATTCTATTCCGACCGCATCATCCGCATCCGGGACGGACGGGTGATCAGCGATGAGAAGAATGAACGGAAATCCACTCTGGATTATCAGCTGGAAAACCGCATCTATCTGAAGGATATGCCGGTGCAGGATCATCTGAATTCCCGGGGACTTTCCGTAGATGTGTATGCGGACAGGCCTGTGCAGTCTGCCATTAAACTGGCGGTACGGGGCGGAAATCTGTTCATTGACACCGGCGGTCAGTTCAGTGTTATCGATGAGACCAGTGATATGGAGCTGATCGACGATCATTATTCCGCCATCGACCAGAGCGTGTTTGAAAGCAGCGCGTTTGATTACAGCGCCTGTCTTCCGGAGAACTTCAGGGCGCGCTATCGCTCTGTCTATACGCCGCTGAACTGCATCGGAAAGGGGTTCGCCTCCATCCGTAAATTCCGGACGCTGAAGAAGCTCCTTCTGATCGGCTTTGTAATCGCGGCCATCTTCGCCTTCTACGCGGTGAGTCATATCGTGGGAATTCTGGACGTTCAGCGGGGCGATTTCATGAAGACGGACGAGCATTATGTCACGGTGGCCAATCCGGGGAAGAGCGCTGCCCTTGCGAAAAAGGCTGCGGCGACAAAGGGCGCTGCATACGTGATTCCGGGAGCTTCGACGGTGACATTCACCGTGCCGATGGACGATTACTATCAGACGGCGTCGCTCAACGGACAGCTTCAGGGGTCCATGGTCTCTCAGGAATTCCTGGATAAGGACCGGCTTTACGCCGGAGAAATGCCGGAAAAGTCACATCAGATTGTGGTGGATAAAATGGTGCTGAAGTCGTTCTTCGCCCAGAAGACGGGATCTGCCATCGGACTGACGAAGTACAGGCAGTTCCTGGGACGCAGGGTTACGCTTCCGGGTCTGAAGGCCTACACCGTCGTCGGAATTTCAGACTGCGGCTCTCCTTCGATTTTTGTCCGGAAGAGCCAGTTTACCGACATTCTGGCCGCTGCATCATCGGAAGCGGCGCAGGAAAATTATGACGGAGACCTCCGCAGCGGCGGCGATCTGTCGGAAACCGGTACAGACGAGAGCGGAACGCAGGTGCGGAATTACGACCTGGCGAAGGGAAGCCTGAAAATCAAATCCGGGCATAAGCCGGAGAAGAATTATGAGGTGATCGTCAATAGTTCACATTCCGAGGAAGACAAAATGAAGATCGGCAAGACCATCACGCCGAAGATGAACGGAAGGAAGCTGACTGTCGTAGGATATTACACCTCTGCAAAAGAGGGAGAGGACGCCTATTACGTGACAAAAAATACGGTTGCCCTGGATAATATCCACAGACAGAAAAAACTGTCGGTGTACTCCGAGGATCCGGAGACTCTGGTGGAGAATCTGGCTGCGAAGGGGCTTACCGGCACGGTGAACTTCAATCGTGAGAGGGAGGCCTACGTCAAATCTGTCCACGATGCGCTGAAGACGTCTCTGATCATGTCCGGAGTGATTCTCCTGATCTCGCTGATTGAGATTTATCTGATGCTGCGGTCCTCCTTCCTGTCCAGAATCCGCGAGGTTGGAACACTGCGCGCCATCGGCCTGAAGAAGAGGGACATTTACCGGAAGTTCGCCGGAGAGATTATCGCGATTACGGTAATTACCGCCACCGCGGGCATCGGCGTCATGTATTATATGATGTACCACCTCGTGAGCTTCAGCGCATACTACAAAAGCCTGTACACGGTCAGCCCTGTGACCGCCGGAATCACGTTCCTGCTGATTCTGGTGTTTAACCTGCTGGCGGGTCTGCTGCCGGTGGCGATGGTCATGCGCAAGACGCCTGCGCAGATTCTGGCGAGAAGCGACATATAG
- a CDS encoding PLP-dependent aminotransferase family protein has protein sequence MKPFTIELDNSSSRPLYVQLYDYLKREITRGNMTAGEKLPSLRRLAREQGISITTAAGAYNQLLVEGYIISRPQSGYYVAEVGSGAGGEGEAPENFDFDTYPFEEPEYKYDLSSFDFVKWKKCMAKVLTEHPDLLLSESDPQGERVLRHEISRYVYTSRGVRCTPEQIVISAGTQQLTNHLARIMRRMHIDHVATEDPGYLPVQSIFRDLGFGMTKIPVKEDGIVIEKLPVNIPSAVYVSPSNQFPTGSVMPVGRRYRLLEWARENNSIILEDDYDSELRYFGKPVPSLQGLDSGDHVVYFGSFSSTLFPAIKISYMILPPGMARIFGQIKKDYDQTCSKEEQLTLAMFMEKGYYYTNIRKLRNLYAQKLHAVLSAFEKYADGFVRPLNTRSGINITLQVHTALPPEELSRRAAQLAIHVSPVARLTHRETAALIFYYNQIPLEEIDSLIQAMVQSWRTGA, from the coding sequence ATGAAGCCGTTTACAATCGAATTAGATAACAGTTCTTCTCGACCTCTGTATGTACAGTTATACGACTACCTGAAGCGTGAGATCACCAGGGGAAATATGACGGCCGGAGAGAAGCTCCCATCGCTGCGCCGTCTGGCCCGGGAACAGGGCATCAGCATCACTACGGCGGCGGGAGCCTACAACCAGCTCCTGGTGGAGGGATACATCATCAGCCGTCCGCAGTCGGGTTACTATGTCGCCGAGGTCGGTTCGGGAGCCGGCGGCGAAGGAGAGGCGCCGGAGAACTTCGACTTCGACACATACCCCTTTGAGGAGCCTGAATACAAATATGATCTCAGCTCCTTTGATTTTGTCAAATGGAAAAAATGTATGGCGAAAGTGCTCACCGAGCACCCGGACCTGCTTTTGTCCGAAAGTGATCCGCAGGGGGAACGCGTTCTGCGGCATGAAATCTCCCGATACGTCTACACCTCCCGGGGCGTCCGGTGCACGCCGGAGCAGATCGTCATCAGTGCGGGGACTCAGCAGCTGACCAACCATCTGGCCAGGATCATGCGGCGGATGCATATCGACCACGTGGCGACGGAAGACCCCGGATACCTGCCGGTGCAGAGTATTTTTCGGGATCTGGGCTTCGGGATGACAAAAATTCCTGTGAAGGAGGACGGCATTGTGATTGAAAAGCTTCCGGTAAATATCCCGTCGGCCGTATACGTGAGCCCTTCCAACCAGTTCCCGACAGGCTCTGTGATGCCCGTGGGGCGGCGCTACAGGCTGCTGGAATGGGCGAGAGAAAATAACAGCATCATCCTGGAGGACGATTACGACAGTGAGCTCCGGTACTTCGGGAAGCCGGTGCCGTCCCTGCAGGGGCTGGACAGCGGCGATCATGTTGTGTACTTCGGGTCTTTCTCCTCGACCCTGTTCCCGGCGATTAAAATCAGCTACATGATACTGCCTCCGGGGATGGCGAGGATTTTCGGACAAATTAAAAAGGACTATGATCAGACCTGCTCCAAGGAGGAGCAGCTGACCCTGGCTATGTTCATGGAAAAGGGGTACTACTATACAAACATCCGCAAGCTGCGTAATCTCTATGCACAGAAACTGCACGCCGTACTCAGCGCCTTTGAGAAATACGCCGACGGATTCGTCCGGCCGCTGAACACCCGATCCGGAATCAATATCACGCTGCAGGTTCATACGGCGCTGCCGCCGGAGGAGCTGAGCCGGCGGGCGGCACAGCTGGCGATCCACGTTTCCCCGGTGGCACGGCTGACACACCGGGAAACCGCGGCGCTGATCTTTTACTACAATCAGATCCCGCTGGAGGAGATCGATTCTCTGATACAGGCAATGGTACAGAGCTGGCGGACCGGCGCCTGA
- a CDS encoding aminopeptidase P family protein: MRESITALRAQMKAHCIDWYIVPSTDFHGTEYVNAHFRCRQFLSGFTGSAGTLLVGLQEALLWTDGRYFRQAGRQLAGSGITLMKAGEPGVPTLLEFLENKRESGRFVLGFDGRVISRADGLRYEALDVDIRWDQDLTDAVWSDRPPVVPAAVYELPLSVTGRTRADKIGAVRAEMKRKGADRLLLTSLEEIAWLLNLRGSDIANNPVFFAFALLDAESDGAVVESDAESPEESTDKVSADKPAGDAESPAGSASNAAADGGVQLFVYDGVLPAGFHDAHVHSYEAISSALAQIPPGTTLWMNGKQANYALFRSLHRNIKILDAPSPIDLMKAIKNNTEIDCERAAHRKDGIAMVRFLYWLKSTVGNEPLTEIDAADHLEALRRDQGARDLSFPTIAGYNENGAVIHYAPTPETDATLSPSGFLLVDSGGQYPDGTTDITRTIPLGPLTTKMKRCYTAVLQAHIALASARFAPGTTGLALDEITRRPIRALGLDYNHGTGHGVGHLLSCHEGPNTISKRGSSQAILPGMITSDEPGVYLEGEFGVRLENLLLCEDMGDGIFGFTPLTLCPFDRAAILPEMLTTGERTWLNHYHATVYKVLSPHLPPALADWLAAETAEI, from the coding sequence ATGAGAGAATCCATCACTGCGCTCCGGGCACAAATGAAAGCGCATTGTATAGACTGGTACATCGTCCCTTCCACGGACTTCCACGGCACCGAATACGTCAACGCCCATTTCCGCTGCCGTCAGTTCCTTTCCGGATTCACCGGCTCTGCCGGAACCCTTCTGGTAGGACTGCAGGAAGCCCTTCTGTGGACTGACGGCCGCTATTTCCGGCAGGCCGGCCGCCAGCTTGCGGGCTCTGGCATCACTCTGATGAAAGCGGGTGAGCCCGGCGTTCCCACCCTTCTGGAATTCCTGGAGAACAAAAGGGAATCCGGTCGCTTCGTCCTGGGCTTTGACGGCCGCGTCATCAGCCGCGCCGACGGCCTGCGCTATGAAGCGCTGGACGTGGACATCCGGTGGGATCAGGACCTGACGGACGCCGTCTGGTCTGACCGCCCGCCCGTAGTTCCGGCCGCCGTCTATGAGCTGCCCCTTTCCGTGACCGGCCGGACCAGGGCGGACAAAATCGGGGCGGTCCGCGCCGAGATGAAGCGGAAGGGCGCGGACCGCCTGCTGCTCACCAGCCTGGAGGAGATTGCCTGGCTGCTGAACCTGCGGGGCAGCGACATCGCCAACAACCCGGTCTTCTTCGCTTTCGCGCTGCTGGACGCCGAGTCGGACGGAGCTGTCGTCGAATCCGATGCGGAGTCTCCCGAAGAGTCGACAGACAAGGTGTCTGCGGACAAGCCGGCGGGAGATGCGGAGTCTCCGGCAGGGTCGGCGAGCAATGCGGCCGCGGACGGCGGGGTACAGCTCTTTGTTTACGACGGCGTCCTGCCCGCCGGATTCCATGACGCACATGTACACAGCTACGAAGCCATCTCTTCCGCTCTCGCGCAGATTCCTCCGGGAACAACACTCTGGATGAACGGGAAACAAGCCAATTATGCTTTGTTCCGCAGCCTGCACCGGAACATAAAAATCCTTGACGCCCCCTCACCCATCGACCTGATGAAGGCCATCAAAAACAACACGGAAATTGACTGTGAGCGTGCGGCGCATCGGAAAGACGGTATTGCGATGGTCCGCTTCCTCTACTGGCTGAAATCCACGGTCGGAAATGAGCCTCTGACGGAAATCGACGCCGCTGACCATCTGGAGGCCCTCCGCCGGGATCAGGGCGCCCGCGACCTGAGTTTTCCCACGATTGCAGGCTATAACGAAAACGGGGCTGTAATCCACTACGCCCCGACGCCGGAAACTGATGCGACTCTGTCTCCCTCCGGATTTCTCCTGGTGGACAGCGGCGGCCAGTACCCTGACGGCACCACGGATATTACCCGAACAATTCCTCTGGGGCCTCTGACAACAAAGATGAAACGCTGCTACACCGCCGTCCTGCAGGCTCATATTGCTCTCGCCTCTGCGCGATTCGCACCGGGAACAACCGGACTGGCGCTGGACGAAATCACCCGCCGTCCGATCCGGGCGCTGGGTCTGGATTACAATCACGGAACCGGGCACGGCGTAGGCCATCTGCTGAGCTGTCATGAAGGTCCGAACACCATCAGCAAACGCGGTTCCTCTCAGGCTATTCTGCCGGGAATGATTACGTCCGACGAACCCGGCGTATACCTCGAGGGGGAATTCGGCGTTCGTCTGGAGAACCTTCTTTTGTGCGAAGACATGGGAGACGGAATCTTTGGGTTCACGCCCCTGACGCTCTGTCCCTTTGACCGTGCCGCGATTCTGCCGGAAATGCTGACGACCGGCGAACGTACCTGGCTTAACCACTATCACGCCACGGTATACAAAGTCCTGTCCCCTCATCTTCCGCCCGCTCTTGCCGACTGGCTGGCTGCGGAAACCGCTGAAATCTGA
- a CDS encoding FAD:protein FMN transferase yields MKKFVSMAAVVVLAALLIIPQTGCGSNTEPISKESFYFDTTCKISIYDMKDMSEKRANAAIDKAFRQCARYENLLSKTKKGSDIYKINHAGGRAVKCDPITVEVIKKGIRYGKMTGGKFDITIGKAEDLWDFHGSNQKPPDAEKLAEAMKYVDYRQIHVSGNTVTMGTAKGEIDLGGIAKGYIADRVSEYLRELGVTSAIISLGGNIECVGDKAGSDFNIGIEKPYSDQSEIVGATPLSDGTIVTSGVYERYFEYKGKKYHHILDSKTGMPVETDVTGVSIRSTEGHSVDCDALSTTCLILGKEKGKKLIESMDGYEALFILSDDKIVKTKGFEFKEE; encoded by the coding sequence ATGAAAAAATTCGTTTCGATGGCGGCGGTCGTCGTGCTCGCCGCCCTTTTGATTATACCACAGACCGGGTGCGGGTCCAATACTGAGCCGATATCGAAGGAGAGCTTCTATTTCGATACCACCTGCAAGATCAGCATCTACGACATGAAGGATATGAGCGAGAAAAGGGCGAACGCCGCCATAGACAAGGCGTTCAGGCAATGCGCCCGGTATGAGAACCTTCTGAGTAAGACGAAAAAGGGCAGCGATATCTACAAAATCAACCACGCCGGCGGCAGGGCCGTCAAATGCGACCCCATCACCGTCGAGGTGATAAAAAAAGGAATCCGCTACGGGAAAATGACCGGCGGAAAGTTCGACATCACCATCGGAAAAGCAGAGGATCTCTGGGATTTCCACGGATCGAACCAGAAACCGCCTGATGCGGAGAAGCTTGCCGAGGCGATGAAATACGTGGATTACAGACAGATTCACGTCAGCGGCAATACGGTGACCATGGGAACCGCAAAAGGCGAGATAGATCTGGGAGGAATCGCCAAGGGCTATATCGCCGACCGGGTCAGTGAATACCTGCGGGAGCTGGGCGTGACCAGCGCCATCATCAGTCTCGGCGGGAACATCGAGTGCGTCGGGGACAAGGCGGGGTCCGACTTCAATATCGGCATCGAAAAGCCCTATTCCGACCAGAGTGAGATCGTCGGGGCGACGCCGCTGTCTGACGGGACGATTGTGACTTCAGGTGTCTACGAAAGATACTTTGAATATAAAGGGAAGAAATACCATCACATTCTCGACAGTAAAACGGGGATGCCCGTCGAGACGGATGTTACGGGGGTGAGCATCCGGTCGACAGAGGGACATTCCGTGGACTGCGACGCGCTTTCCACAACGTGCCTGATTCTGGGAAAGGAAAAGGGGAAGAAGCTGATTGAGAGCATGGATGGCTATGAGGCTCTGTTCATCCTTTCGGATGACAAAATCGTTAAAACAAAGGGATTTGAGTTTAAGGAGGAGTAA
- a CDS encoding NusG domain II-containing protein, with product MFKVLTKADFLLLILLVAIGLALSWVSLSGSVRGQTAVVTVNGREYGRYSLSRDQSVTIRQNGHTNKFSIKNGHVQMTYSDCKNQLCVEHSSISRTNQSIVCLPNRVVIEIRGGDGYDAVSN from the coding sequence ATGTTTAAAGTATTAACAAAAGCAGATTTCCTTCTTCTGATCCTGCTGGTCGCCATCGGTCTGGCCCTGTCCTGGGTCAGTCTGTCCGGAAGCGTCCGCGGACAGACCGCCGTCGTAACCGTCAACGGACGGGAGTACGGGAGGTACAGCCTCAGCCGCGACCAGTCCGTAACGATCCGGCAGAACGGACACACAAACAAGTTTAGCATAAAAAACGGCCATGTGCAAATGACATACTCGGACTGTAAAAATCAGCTCTGCGTGGAACACAGCTCCATCAGCCGGACGAACCAGAGCATCGTCTGTCTGCCCAATCGTGTCGTTATTGAAATCAGGGGAGGTGATGGTTACGATGCAGTCTCGAACTGA
- a CDS encoding ABC transporter ATP-binding protein/permease — translation MPHMIEMRKVSKFYSGHDTVSTGFSKVDLNLDIGEFVVVTGESGGGKSTLLNVISGLDTYEEGEMFVAGQDTSAFRTEDYENYRKTYIGNIFQDYNLINSYTVYQNVELAMLLNGRKKRELKTGIMGILRWLGLRDYARTRVSRLSGGQKQRVAIARAFAKDAPIIVADEPTGNLDSESAALVMETLYKISRDKLVIVVTHNYEQAEPYATRRIMMRDGRIIEDQKLKPVQNAEQESEAVTEKETKKKKTHLSAVSELRLGIRNTFNLPAKFLLLLFIYLFVSTAVLGGYSALMNQEHEVSLQGSNQYFYDTSPERIVLHRQDQKAFTAADYKKIEGMANIDHIVRNDLALDRVVSLESQKIYVEGPAYSVSTISSGKLSFGRLPKKANEIVVGVNDMSEAYESLKEMGEKFLGKTYYLDTYNVDEGTGGRISDKKVRIVGVILNDEEDSRAAMYAYSRIYVTDELANRILVSTVATSSDTALTMNGKTVSRNNAQAVFISDRVSPGNVWICEDDAESYYKDGKAVGYPLKVKITNRYFTSRRTLKITAVFKADNMQSLLGYQKSDYDTYAQCIFVNSRDFNRLFDRGNYQISAYMKNEVKSDATMKALKSAGYQPLSMKSVLSDATQGTAFINKIFSRVLLGILFIALFFIAYAVIRLIMRSRNTYYSTLRILGASRGNTANLLRIELLMVMLIAVALVMGFVTMVNQGILPLAAVKNFVSFMRPRYYGALFIIMLVMSLLISERYSRKIFKKSAMNVYRGEA, via the coding sequence ATGCCGCATATGATTGAGATGCGAAAGGTGTCGAAGTTCTATTCCGGTCACGACACGGTGAGTACCGGCTTTTCCAAGGTGGATCTGAATCTGGACATCGGCGAATTCGTGGTGGTCACCGGAGAGAGCGGAGGCGGAAAGTCAACGCTGCTGAACGTGATTTCCGGTCTGGACACCTATGAGGAGGGGGAAATGTTCGTAGCCGGACAGGACACCAGCGCCTTTCGGACAGAAGACTACGAGAACTACCGCAAAACCTATATCGGAAATATTTTTCAGGATTATAACCTGATTAACAGCTATACTGTCTATCAGAATGTGGAACTGGCGATGCTGCTCAACGGCCGGAAAAAGCGGGAACTGAAAACCGGTATCATGGGAATTCTGCGCTGGCTGGGCCTTCGGGACTACGCCAGAACCAGAGTGTCCAGACTTTCCGGAGGACAGAAGCAGAGAGTAGCCATCGCGAGAGCCTTCGCCAAGGACGCGCCGATTATCGTCGCGGACGAACCTACAGGAAACCTGGACAGCGAGTCTGCCGCGCTAGTGATGGAGACACTGTACAAAATCTCCCGTGACAAGCTTGTCATCGTGGTCACCCACAACTATGAGCAGGCCGAGCCCTACGCCACGCGCCGCATCATGATGCGGGACGGAAGAATCATCGAGGACCAGAAACTGAAGCCCGTGCAGAACGCGGAGCAGGAGAGCGAGGCCGTCACCGAAAAGGAAACGAAAAAGAAAAAGACGCATCTTTCGGCGGTATCGGAGCTCCGTCTGGGAATACGGAACACCTTCAACCTGCCCGCCAAATTCCTGCTGCTTCTCTTTATCTATCTTTTTGTCAGCACCGCAGTGCTCGGGGGATATTCTGCTCTGATGAATCAGGAGCACGAGGTCTCCCTGCAGGGGAGCAACCAGTATTTCTACGACACCTCGCCGGAACGGATCGTGCTGCACCGTCAGGACCAGAAGGCCTTTACTGCGGCCGATTACAAGAAAATCGAAGGGATGGCGAACATCGATCACATCGTCAGGAACGATCTGGCTCTGGATCGTGTCGTTTCTCTGGAATCTCAGAAAATTTATGTGGAGGGACCGGCGTACAGTGTGTCCACCATCAGCAGCGGAAAGCTGTCTTTCGGGCGCCTTCCGAAAAAAGCCAATGAAATCGTCGTGGGCGTGAACGATATGTCGGAGGCTTATGAATCTCTGAAGGAGATGGGAGAAAAGTTCCTCGGCAAGACCTACTACCTTGACACCTATAACGTGGACGAGGGTACGGGAGGAAGAATCTCCGACAAAAAAGTCCGCATCGTGGGCGTTATCCTCAATGATGAAGAGGATTCACGGGCCGCGATGTACGCCTATTCCCGTATCTACGTCACGGATGAGCTGGCGAACAGAATCCTCGTGTCCACAGTCGCCACATCCTCCGACACTGCGCTGACCATGAACGGAAAAACTGTTTCGCGGAACAACGCGCAGGCAGTGTTCATTTCAGACCGGGTCAGCCCGGGGAATGTCTGGATTTGCGAGGACGACGCAGAGAGCTATTACAAGGACGGCAAGGCTGTGGGATATCCTCTGAAGGTGAAGATTACGAACCGCTACTTCACCTCCCGCAGAACGCTGAAGATCACAGCCGTGTTCAAGGCGGACAACATGCAGTCACTGCTGGGCTACCAGAAAAGCGACTATGACACATATGCGCAGTGCATCTTTGTGAACAGCAGGGATTTCAACCGTCTGTTCGACCGGGGAAACTACCAGATTTCCGCCTATATGAAGAATGAAGTGAAGTCCGACGCAACCATGAAAGCGCTGAAAAGCGCCGGGTACCAGCCTTTGTCCATGAAGAGTGTCCTCTCGGACGCCACACAGGGCACCGCATTCATCAACAAGATCTTCAGCAGAGTGCTTCTCGGGATCCTGTTCATTGCGCTGTTCTTTATCGCCTACGCGGTGATACGGCTGATCATGCGGTCGAGAAACACGTATTACTCAACGCTCCGGATCCTTGGAGCGAGCCGCGGGAACACAGCGAATCTGCTGCGCATCGAGCTTCTGATGGTGATGCTGATCGCCGTGGCGCTGGTCATGGGCTTTGTGACCATGGTCAACCAGGGCATCCTGCCGCTGGCTGCGGTAAAGAACTTCGTCTCCTTTATGAGACCGCGGTATTACGGTGCTTTGTTCATCATCATGCTGGTCATGTCTCTGCTCATTTCGGAGCGGTATTCCCGCAAGATCTTTAAGAAGAGTGCGATGAACGTATACAGAGGGGAGGCGTAG